From Vogesella sp. XCS3, the proteins below share one genomic window:
- the creD gene encoding cell envelope integrity protein CreD encodes MKMGWKALALAGIALLMLLALGLVRSLLDERQSRAQEVQQEIAQFSAGEQALGGPYLVLPYTVTVGKWQPADSGKGGRWVESQQSKQLLLSPAQLTVDGKLAVELLKRGLFEAPVYRSQLQLAGQFRIPALAGYEEKASSDSERRSTRWGTPYLALGVDDVRGIQQLQGQVGSQTLAFVPGARLAHSPRGVHAPLALAAAEPLLSQGQTLGFRLGLQLAGSSALLVEPTGDSTTVNLAGNWPHPSFAGNFAPQSRSVDAQGFRARWQTTELATGGNACLQAKSGCEPNRVGLRLLDPVDRYVLNERTMKYAELFVLLMMGGVFLLEVMHRVSVHPVQYTLLMLGLALFFLLTLSLSEHLGFNAAYWLAALASVALLGSYGSSVLGSWRGGGVFAAMLGALYGLMFMILQSQDMALLMGSLSLFALLALTMYFTRGIDWCSLGGGNQPDALAVAASDGDGDAANPGAGQ; translated from the coding sequence ATGAAAATGGGATGGAAAGCGCTGGCATTGGCCGGCATAGCCTTGTTGATGCTGTTGGCGCTGGGCCTGGTGCGCAGCCTGCTGGACGAGCGGCAGAGCCGGGCACAGGAAGTTCAGCAAGAAATTGCCCAGTTCAGCGCCGGCGAGCAGGCGCTGGGCGGCCCCTATCTGGTGCTGCCCTACACCGTGACGGTGGGCAAGTGGCAACCGGCTGACAGCGGCAAGGGCGGGCGCTGGGTGGAAAGCCAGCAGAGCAAGCAGCTGTTGCTCAGCCCGGCGCAGCTGACGGTGGACGGCAAGCTGGCGGTGGAGCTTCTCAAACGCGGCTTGTTCGAGGCGCCGGTGTACCGTAGCCAGCTGCAGCTGGCCGGGCAGTTCCGCATCCCCGCGCTGGCCGGGTACGAAGAGAAAGCCAGCAGCGATAGCGAGCGGCGCAGCACGCGCTGGGGTACGCCGTATCTGGCGCTGGGGGTGGACGATGTGCGCGGTATCCAGCAGCTGCAAGGCCAGGTCGGCAGCCAGACGCTGGCCTTTGTGCCGGGCGCGCGTCTGGCGCACAGCCCGCGTGGCGTACACGCGCCGCTGGCGCTGGCGGCGGCCGAACCACTGCTAAGCCAGGGGCAGACGCTGGGCTTTCGCCTGGGCTTGCAGCTGGCCGGCAGTAGCGCGCTACTGGTAGAGCCGACCGGCGACAGCACCACCGTCAACCTGGCCGGCAACTGGCCGCACCCGAGCTTTGCCGGCAATTTTGCGCCACAAAGCCGTAGCGTGGACGCGCAGGGTTTTCGCGCGCGCTGGCAGACTACCGAGCTGGCCACCGGCGGCAACGCCTGCCTGCAGGCCAAGAGCGGCTGCGAACCCAATCGTGTCGGCCTGCGCCTGCTGGACCCGGTAGACCGCTACGTGCTGAACGAGCGCACCATGAAGTACGCCGAGCTGTTTGTGCTGCTGATGATGGGTGGCGTGTTCCTGCTGGAGGTGATGCACCGCGTGTCGGTGCACCCGGTGCAGTACACCTTGCTGATGCTGGGGCTGGCGCTGTTCTTCCTGCTGACACTGTCGCTATCCGAGCATCTGGGCTTCAATGCTGCCTACTGGCTGGCGGCGCTGGCGTCGGTGGCCTTGCTGGGCAGCTACGGCAGCAGCGTGCTGGGCAGCTGGCGTGGCGGCGGCGTGTTTGCCGCCATGCTGGGTGCGCTGTACGGCTTGATGTTCATGATTCTGCAGTCGCAGGACATGGCTTTGCTGATGGGTAGCCTGAGCCTGTTCGCCCTGCTGGCGCTCACCATGTACTTTACCCGCGGTATCGACTGGTGCAGCCTGGGCGGCGGTAACCAGCCCGATGCCTTGGCTGTTGCGGCTAGCGATGGCGATGGCGATGCGGCCAACCCTGGGGCTGGCCAGTAG
- the creC gene encoding two-component system sensor histidine kinase CreC encodes MRFSWRIFAGYFLLLGLLAAYVVSVVRDEIKPAMRRSAEAVLLDTANLLAEMVQPDMVAGRLDDGRLAATLQRFAARQPQAEVWGVRQDHTQLRVYLTDARGVVLLDSAGQAVGQDYSRWRDVALTLRGQYGARSTLADAANPLSTVMYVAAPVRDGQRIIGVLTVSRPNLAMQPHIERSEAKLGRLIGVVLLAALLLGALFSWWLSRGITRLTRFADSVSAGGSEPVPHFAANRELDTLAQALGRMRSELDGKAYVEHYVHDLTHELKSPLAGLRASAELLQDDLPPADRARFLQHIDSESVRLQQIVDHLLQLASLEAAGRLKQPQPLSLTALLAGELQALAPQLGARHLTPVATLPQAMVAGDAFLLRQALRNILQNAIDFTAGDGCISLQLQPVADSWQLRIANDGPPVPDYALGRLFDRFYSLPRPHGPKSSGLGLALTRTIVQLHGGDIALANQPPGVCVTLRLPAIDAANPLARVLG; translated from the coding sequence ATGCGCTTTTCCTGGCGCATTTTTGCCGGCTACTTCCTGCTGCTGGGGCTGTTGGCCGCCTACGTGGTGAGCGTGGTGCGCGACGAGATCAAACCGGCGATGCGGCGCTCGGCCGAAGCGGTACTGCTGGACACCGCCAACCTGCTGGCCGAGATGGTGCAGCCGGACATGGTGGCCGGTAGGCTGGACGATGGCCGCCTGGCGGCCACGCTGCAGCGCTTTGCCGCGCGCCAGCCGCAGGCCGAGGTGTGGGGCGTGCGACAGGATCACACCCAGCTGCGCGTCTATCTGACCGACGCCCGTGGCGTGGTGTTGCTGGATTCCGCCGGCCAGGCTGTGGGTCAGGACTACAGCCGCTGGCGCGACGTGGCGCTGACGCTGCGCGGCCAGTACGGCGCGCGCAGCACGCTGGCCGACGCAGCCAACCCTTTATCTACCGTGATGTACGTGGCGGCGCCGGTGCGCGACGGCCAGCGCATTATCGGCGTGCTCACCGTCAGCCGGCCCAATCTGGCGATGCAGCCGCATATCGAGCGCAGCGAGGCCAAGCTGGGGCGGCTGATTGGCGTGGTGCTGTTGGCCGCACTGCTGCTGGGGGCGCTGTTTTCGTGGTGGCTCAGCCGCGGCATTACCCGCCTCACGCGCTTTGCCGACAGCGTCAGCGCCGGGGGCAGCGAGCCGGTGCCGCATTTTGCCGCCAACCGCGAGCTGGACACGCTGGCGCAGGCGCTGGGCCGCATGCGCAGCGAGCTGGACGGCAAGGCCTACGTGGAACACTACGTGCACGACCTCACCCACGAGCTGAAGTCGCCGCTGGCCGGCCTGCGCGCCTCGGCCGAGCTGCTGCAGGACGACTTGCCGCCGGCCGACCGCGCGCGCTTTTTGCAGCACATCGACAGCGAAAGCGTGCGTTTGCAGCAGATCGTGGACCACCTCTTGCAGCTGGCGTCGCTGGAAGCCGCCGGCCGCCTGAAGCAGCCACAGCCCTTGTCGCTTACCGCGCTGCTGGCCGGCGAGCTACAGGCGCTGGCGCCGCAGCTGGGCGCGCGCCACCTCACGCCAGTGGCCACGCTGCCGCAGGCCATGGTGGCGGGCGATGCCTTCCTGCTGCGCCAGGCACTGCGCAACATCCTGCAGAACGCCATCGACTTTACCGCTGGCGATGGCTGCATCAGCCTGCAGTTACAGCCCGTTGCTGATAGCTGGCAGCTGCGGATCGCCAATGACGGGCCGCCGGTGCCGGACTACGCGCTGGGGCGGTTGTTCGACCGTTTCTATTCGTTGCCGCGCCCGCACGGGCCGAAGAGCAGCGGCCTGGGCCTGGCGCTGACGCGCACCATCGTGCAGCTGCACGGTGGCGACATTGCGCTGGCCAACCAGCCGCCAGGCGTGTGCGTCACGCTGCGCCTGCCTGCCATCGATGCGGCCAACCCCTTGGCGCGGGTGCTGGGCTGA
- the bioC gene encoding malonyl-ACP O-methyltransferase BioC, which produces MSEAFYTDKSRVRASFERAAASYDSAAVLQREVCDRMAERLDYIKLQPQVILDAGSGTGYGSAALRQRYPDARVLELDLAHAMLAASREKQRAGQGMLSRLFKPQQPWQLCADVERLPLADNSVDMIWSSLTIQWVNVPDQVFAEFQRVLKPGGMLMFATMGPDTLFELREAFGHADGATHVNQFIDMHDLGDALMAAQFSEPVMDMEKIVLTYEHAREVMQDLKAIGAHNATAGRGRGLMGKHAWQRVVDAYEQRRHNGQLPATYEVLYGHAWKGEPKKKPTILPDGRQVIEFTRNAPKR; this is translated from the coding sequence ATGAGCGAAGCGTTTTACACCGACAAATCCCGCGTCCGCGCCTCGTTCGAGCGCGCTGCCGCTAGCTACGATTCGGCCGCCGTGCTGCAACGCGAAGTGTGCGACCGCATGGCCGAGCGCCTGGACTACATCAAGCTGCAGCCGCAAGTGATCCTGGACGCCGGCAGCGGCACCGGTTACGGCAGCGCCGCGCTGCGCCAGCGCTACCCGGACGCGCGCGTGCTGGAGCTGGACCTGGCGCACGCCATGCTGGCCGCCTCGCGCGAAAAGCAGCGCGCCGGGCAGGGCATGCTGTCGCGGCTGTTCAAGCCGCAGCAGCCGTGGCAGCTGTGCGCCGACGTCGAGCGCCTGCCGTTGGCCGACAACAGCGTGGACATGATCTGGTCCAGCCTCACCATCCAGTGGGTGAACGTGCCGGACCAGGTGTTTGCCGAGTTCCAGCGCGTGCTCAAGCCAGGCGGCATGCTGATGTTCGCTACCATGGGGCCGGACACGCTGTTCGAGCTGCGCGAGGCTTTTGGCCACGCCGACGGCGCCACCCACGTGAACCAGTTCATCGACATGCACGACCTGGGCGACGCGCTGATGGCGGCGCAGTTCAGCGAGCCGGTGATGGATATGGAAAAAATCGTGCTTACCTACGAGCACGCCCGCGAAGTGATGCAGGACCTGAAAGCCATCGGTGCCCATAACGCCACCGCCGGCCGTGGCCGCGGCCTGATGGGCAAGCACGCCTGGCAACGCGTGGTAGACGCCTACGAGCAGCGCCGTCACAACGGCCAGCTGCCGGCCACCTACGAAGTGCTGTACGGCCACGCCTGGAAAGGCGAGCCGAAGAAAAAACCGACCATCCTGCCCGACGGCAGGCAGGTTATCGAATTTACCCGTAACGCGCCCAAGCGCTGA
- a CDS encoding patatin-like phospholipase family protein — protein MPPKPLPRSLRALAPLLLAACTSVTPPAQPPAVTLPATPASTPVAEAPVPVAPPPAKPAAAKPAAPKVVRQPRIALALGGGAAKGFAHVGVIRVLEQQGIVPDIITGTSAGSVVGAIYATGMSADKLRRRALALNEDELKDFSLSGGGFLKGDKLAAMVNREVGRKRIEQLPRTFAAVATDFDSGARVVFRSGDTGTAVRASAAIPNVFQPVTIRGRRYVDGGLVSPVPVSAARELGADIVIAVDITAKPAQRKSGVLGTFDQSLSIMTQAALANELKGADVILRPQVLGLGAADFDQRSRAIREGERVGKQGIPAIRRIIAAWLQRQR, from the coding sequence GTGCCGCCTAAGCCGCTGCCGCGCAGCCTGCGCGCCCTCGCCCCGCTGCTGTTGGCCGCGTGTACCAGCGTCACGCCGCCAGCCCAGCCACCTGCGGTAACGCTGCCCGCTACCCCGGCCAGCACGCCGGTCGCCGAGGCACCGGTGCCCGTTGCGCCGCCACCGGCCAAACCCGCTGCGGCCAAGCCCGCCGCGCCAAAAGTCGTGCGCCAGCCGCGTATCGCGCTGGCGCTGGGCGGCGGTGCAGCCAAGGGTTTTGCCCACGTGGGGGTGATCCGTGTGTTGGAGCAGCAGGGCATCGTGCCGGACATCATCACCGGCACCAGCGCCGGCAGCGTGGTGGGGGCTATCTACGCCACGGGTATGAGCGCTGACAAGCTGCGCCGCCGCGCGCTGGCGCTGAACGAAGACGAGCTGAAAGACTTTAGCCTGTCCGGTGGCGGCTTCCTGAAAGGCGACAAACTGGCGGCGATGGTCAACCGCGAGGTTGGCCGCAAGCGCATCGAACAGCTGCCGCGCACCTTCGCCGCGGTGGCCACCGACTTTGACAGCGGCGCGCGCGTGGTCTTCCGTAGCGGCGACACCGGCACCGCCGTGCGCGCCTCCGCCGCCATTCCCAATGTGTTCCAGCCTGTGACCATCCGTGGCCGCCGCTACGTGGACGGCGGCCTGGTGAGCCCGGTACCGGTCAGCGCCGCGCGCGAGCTGGGCGCCGACATCGTGATCGCCGTCGATATCACCGCCAAGCCGGCGCAGCGCAAAAGCGGCGTGCTGGGCACCTTCGACCAAAGCCTGTCCATCATGACCCAGGCCGCGCTGGCCAACGAGCTCAAAGGCGCCGACGTCATCCTGCGCCCGCAGGTGCTGGGCCTGGGCGCTGCCGACTTCGACCAGCGCAGCCGCGCCATCCGCGAAGGCGAGCGCGTCGGCAAACAGGGCATCCCCGCCATCCGCCGCATCATCGCCGCCTGGCTGCAGCGGCAGCGTTAA
- the dinB gene encoding DNA polymerase IV translates to MQRKIIHIDCDCFFAAVEMRDRPEWRGIPLAVGGQPGQRGVIATCNYEARRFGVRSAMPSSLALRQCPQLLIVPPDFARYRDASQAVNAIYQRYTALIEPLSLDEAYLDVSGQPHCQGSASLMAQAIRDAIRNEVGITASAGIAPNKFLAKIASDWRKPDGQFLVRPDEVAEFVRVLPVEKIWGVGEVTATKLRQQGFYTCGDLQQLPLADMLRRFGKLGKTLYELSRGQDSRAVEPERERKSVSVEETYTRDLPDLASCEAELPGLLATLAQRLERVGSPRFRGLTVKIKFADFTQTTVECTGHSLDAANYCQLLHTGYARGGKAVRLLGVGVRLQEADPTMLQLELPLQHGHSPG, encoded by the coding sequence GTGCAACGCAAGATCATCCACATCGACTGCGACTGCTTTTTTGCCGCGGTGGAAATGCGCGACCGCCCGGAATGGCGTGGTATCCCGCTGGCGGTAGGCGGCCAGCCCGGCCAGCGCGGCGTGATCGCCACCTGCAACTACGAAGCACGCCGCTTCGGCGTACGCAGCGCCATGCCCTCGTCGCTGGCGCTACGGCAATGCCCGCAGCTGCTGATCGTCCCGCCCGATTTTGCCCGCTACCGCGACGCCAGCCAGGCGGTCAACGCCATCTACCAGCGCTATACAGCGCTGATCGAGCCGCTGTCACTGGACGAAGCCTATCTGGACGTGAGCGGCCAACCCCACTGTCAGGGCAGCGCCAGCCTGATGGCGCAGGCCATCCGTGACGCCATCCGCAACGAGGTGGGCATTACCGCCTCGGCCGGCATCGCGCCCAACAAGTTTCTGGCCAAAATCGCCAGCGACTGGCGCAAGCCGGACGGGCAGTTTCTGGTACGCCCGGATGAAGTCGCCGAGTTTGTGCGCGTGCTGCCGGTAGAAAAAATCTGGGGCGTGGGCGAAGTCACCGCCACCAAACTGCGCCAGCAGGGCTTTTACACCTGTGGCGACCTGCAACAGCTGCCGCTGGCCGACATGCTGCGCCGCTTCGGCAAGCTGGGCAAAACGCTGTACGAGCTGTCACGCGGCCAGGACAGCCGCGCGGTAGAGCCGGAACGCGAGCGCAAATCGGTAAGCGTGGAAGAAACCTACACCCGCGACCTGCCCGACCTGGCCAGCTGCGAAGCCGAGCTGCCGGGCCTGCTAGCCACGCTGGCACAGCGGCTCGAGCGCGTCGGCAGCCCGCGTTTTCGCGGGCTCACCGTCAAGATCAAGTTTGCCGACTTCACCCAGACCACGGTGGAATGCACCGGCCACAGCCTGGATGCGGCCAACTACTGCCAGTTGCTGCACACCGGCTACGCCCGCGGCGGCAAGGCCGTGCGCCTGCTGGGCGTAGGGGTGCGGCTGCAAGAAGCCGACCCCACCATGCTGCAGCTGGAGCTACCGCTGCAGCATGGCCACTCGCCCGGCTAA
- a CDS encoding patatin-like phospholipase family protein — translation MLSVRRFAALSLLAGLAACTTPTSAPVVQQPLPKPKLAFALGGGAAKGFAHVGVIRVLEQNGIKADIVTGTSAGSIVGAIYASGVDGEALRYRAMRINEDDLKDFTFSTSGFLKGEKLAALVNQQVDGKRIEQLPRKFGAVVTDLDSGARVVLKSGDTGTAARASAAIPNVFQPVSINGRRYVDGGLVSPVPVMAAREMGADIVIAVDISAKPTGKASSGFLSLLDRSLNIMNLTALNLELKQADVVLRPAVLHIGAADFDERASAIAEGEKVAKAMLPQVKAAIDNWVKRKRAA, via the coding sequence ATGTTGTCTGTTCGCCGTTTTGCCGCCCTGTCCCTGCTGGCAGGCCTGGCCGCCTGCACCACCCCCACCTCTGCCCCGGTAGTGCAGCAGCCGCTGCCCAAGCCCAAGCTGGCTTTTGCCCTGGGGGGCGGTGCCGCCAAGGGCTTTGCCCACGTGGGGGTAATTCGCGTGCTGGAGCAAAACGGCATCAAGGCCGACATCGTCACCGGCACCAGCGCCGGTAGTATTGTCGGTGCCATCTACGCCAGCGGCGTGGACGGCGAAGCGCTGCGCTACCGCGCCATGCGCATCAACGAAGACGACCTGAAGGACTTCACCTTCTCCACCAGCGGTTTCCTGAAGGGCGAGAAGCTGGCCGCGCTGGTGAACCAGCAGGTGGACGGCAAGCGCATCGAACAGCTGCCGCGCAAATTCGGCGCGGTGGTCACTGACCTGGATAGCGGCGCCCGCGTGGTGCTGAAAAGCGGCGATACCGGCACCGCCGCCCGCGCCTCGGCCGCCATCCCCAATGTGTTCCAGCCGGTCTCCATCAATGGCCGCCGCTATGTAGATGGCGGCCTGGTGAGCCCGGTGCCGGTGATGGCCGCCCGTGAAATGGGCGCCGACATCGTGATCGCCGTGGACATCTCGGCCAAGCCCACCGGCAAAGCCAGCAGCGGCTTTTTGAGCCTGCTGGACCGCAGCCTGAACATCATGAACCTCACCGCGCTGAATCTGGAGCTGAAGCAGGCCGACGTGGTGCTGCGCCCGGCGGTGCTGCATATCGGCGCGGCCGACTTTGACGAACGCGCCAGCGCCATCGCCGAAGGCGAGAAAGTGGCCAAAGCGATGTTGCCGCAAGTAAAAGCCGCCATCGATAACTGGGTGAAACGCAAACGTGCCGCCTAA
- a CDS encoding SelT/SelW/SelH family protein, which yields MTTPALPRIAIRYCTGCRWMLRAAWMAQELLTTFEKDLGEVALQPGSGGVFTVHVDGVQIWDRATDGGFPDIKLLKQRVRDRIAPERHLGHSDHSAADSGQ from the coding sequence ATGACTACCCCTGCCCTGCCCCGTATTGCCATTCGTTATTGCACCGGTTGCCGCTGGATGTTGCGTGCCGCCTGGATGGCACAAGAGCTGCTCACCACCTTTGAAAAAGACCTGGGCGAAGTCGCGCTGCAACCCGGCAGCGGCGGTGTGTTCACCGTGCACGTCGACGGTGTGCAGATCTGGGACCGCGCCACCGACGGCGGTTTCCCCGACATCAAGCTGCTGAAACAGCGCGTGCGCGACCGCATCGCCCCCGAGCGCCACCTAGGCCACAGCGACCACAGCGCCGCCGACAGCGGGCAGTAA
- the creB gene encoding two-component system response regulator CreB has protein sequence MSAYRILLAEDEPAIADTLLYALQREGWQVRHCTLARDAEAALAAEPPQLLILDIGLPDDSGLALLGRLRRHSELPVMLLTARADEVDRVLGLELGADDYVVKPFSPREVVARVRAILKRSQPPQAHAANSGSLFCHEAAARRIRFAGQVLALTPSEYRLLATLLARPGQVFSRSQLLDALGEAAEDSFERTIDSHIKTLRAKLRQVRADLDPIVTHRGFGYALEQG, from the coding sequence ATGTCTGCTTACCGCATCCTGCTGGCCGAAGACGAGCCGGCTATCGCCGATACTTTGCTGTATGCCCTGCAACGCGAGGGCTGGCAGGTGCGGCACTGCACGCTGGCGCGCGACGCCGAAGCGGCGCTGGCGGCCGAGCCGCCGCAGCTGCTGATCCTCGACATCGGCCTGCCGGACGATAGCGGCCTGGCGCTGCTGGGCCGTTTACGCCGCCACAGCGAGCTGCCGGTGATGCTGCTGACTGCCCGCGCCGACGAAGTGGACCGCGTGCTGGGGCTGGAGCTGGGCGCCGACGACTACGTGGTGAAGCCGTTCAGCCCGCGCGAGGTGGTGGCGCGGGTGCGTGCCATCCTCAAACGCAGCCAGCCGCCGCAGGCGCATGCGGCCAACTCTGGCAGCCTGTTTTGCCACGAGGCGGCGGCGCGCCGCATCCGCTTTGCCGGCCAGGTGCTGGCGCTGACGCCGTCCGAATACCGCTTGCTGGCCACGCTGCTGGCACGGCCGGGGCAAGTATTCAGCCGCAGCCAGCTGCTGGACGCGCTGGGTGAGGCAGCCGAAGACAGTTTCGAGCGCACCATCGACAGCCACATCAAGACCCTGCGCGCCAAGCTGCGCCAGGTGCGCGCCGACCTCGACCCCATTGTGACCCACCGTGGCTTCGGCTACGCGCTGGAGCAGGGCTGA
- a CDS encoding EAL domain-containing protein: MSPFLHKPFRPALLLVLIFLSGTLGIWWLAASAARDVDDEARRISQLALSQELARERRRLANTLQDYANWDEMNDKINRAQPDLAWLNENLTASVYHNLNVHLALLVDAGEGVLQARQNGILVNPPERALPLPDHQWLALLRHTDRYSQASPGAMPSQLLRIDTVNPLSGHPEPRILMLSIQRITPELSKTPRSPQQRYLVFARYMDQPSLQQLSADFLLPQIRLYFTPQSPPDLTALPLQDNNGQTLAWLAWPNRAPGNNMLERILPQSLFLLCVILLLGAAIVRMAERWQRHSLRQAERLQQQGEALQNLVTSRRDDQQELREYLEEVIPLLSQTLRVNRISVWQFSPDGKELLCLASLNAISGQFSHGEQLEQSSHADYFQAMRQHRYLASHHAQQDDRLASLRTYLVARDVSAMLDAAIVVGGLHQGILCAESQTPHRQWQQDEINFVCSAADILALVMESRARLHAEGELYRQFYYDRFTGLPNRSRLLMQLDELIQQKESQSPQNSEPLGCLMLAVEGLTNINELYGRDNGDQVIRELGKRLESIIGHGEMVARNADNRFALLILSRDEESLCQRVDHLSTLLARPLDIQGQQLYIRLSIGLALYPHDTNDAESLLEHAEMALQMSREGPGDWVRFHPDINSNWRRRNRLQTELRQAIARDELVLNYQPYISLKSGKVAGAEALVRWQHSEMGLVSPADFIPMAEETGVIHAIGAWVLEEGIRHAASWRLRFLENFTISINVSLLQLEDPHFAESVAALLATHHLPGEALELEVTEGLALRNTPEIDSNLHKLRAQGIAIAIDDFGTGYASFSYLRRFPVEKLKIDKLFLDRVPDSEAGSNLVRMIVSMGHTLGASVTGEGIENIEQARFLAHHGCDYAQGYLISKPLPAVALERFLADAQPLPLR; this comes from the coding sequence CCCTGCCCTGCTGCTGGTACTGATTTTCCTGTCCGGCACCCTGGGCATCTGGTGGCTGGCGGCCTCTGCTGCCCGTGATGTGGATGACGAAGCCCGGCGTATCAGCCAGCTGGCACTGAGCCAGGAGCTGGCACGCGAGCGCCGCCGGCTGGCCAATACGCTGCAGGACTACGCCAACTGGGACGAGATGAACGACAAGATCAACCGCGCCCAACCAGATCTGGCGTGGCTGAACGAGAACCTTACCGCGTCGGTGTACCACAACCTGAACGTACACCTGGCGCTGCTGGTAGATGCCGGCGAAGGCGTGCTGCAGGCAAGGCAGAACGGCATACTGGTGAACCCGCCAGAACGCGCACTGCCACTACCCGACCACCAATGGCTGGCGCTCTTGCGCCATACCGACCGCTATAGCCAGGCCAGCCCCGGCGCCATGCCCAGCCAGCTGTTGCGCATCGACACAGTGAACCCGTTAAGCGGCCACCCCGAGCCGCGCATCCTGATGCTGTCCATCCAGCGCATTACGCCGGAGCTGAGCAAGACCCCACGCAGCCCGCAGCAGCGCTATCTGGTGTTTGCACGCTATATGGACCAGCCAAGCCTGCAGCAGCTCAGTGCGGACTTTCTGCTGCCGCAGATACGGCTGTATTTCACCCCGCAAAGCCCGCCGGATCTGACGGCCCTGCCGCTGCAGGACAACAACGGCCAGACACTGGCCTGGCTGGCGTGGCCAAACCGTGCGCCAGGCAACAATATGCTGGAGCGCATCCTGCCACAAAGCCTGTTCCTGCTCTGCGTGATACTGCTGCTGGGCGCCGCCATCGTGCGCATGGCCGAGCGTTGGCAGCGCCATAGCCTGCGACAGGCCGAGCGGCTGCAGCAGCAAGGCGAAGCCCTGCAAAACCTGGTCACCAGCCGCCGCGATGACCAGCAAGAACTGCGCGAGTACCTGGAAGAAGTCATACCGCTACTGAGCCAGACCCTGCGCGTTAACCGCATCAGCGTCTGGCAATTCAGCCCGGACGGCAAAGAGCTGCTCTGTCTGGCCAGCCTGAATGCCATCAGCGGGCAGTTCAGCCACGGCGAACAGCTGGAGCAGAGCAGCCACGCAGATTACTTCCAGGCCATGCGCCAACACCGCTATCTGGCCAGCCACCATGCACAGCAGGACGACCGCCTGGCTTCGCTGCGTACCTATCTGGTGGCGCGTGACGTCAGCGCCATGCTGGATGCGGCCATTGTGGTAGGCGGGCTGCATCAGGGCATTTTGTGTGCCGAGTCGCAAACGCCGCACCGTCAATGGCAGCAAGACGAGATCAATTTTGTCTGCTCTGCGGCCGATATCCTAGCGCTGGTGATGGAGTCACGCGCGCGCCTGCACGCCGAAGGCGAGCTATACCGCCAGTTCTACTACGACCGCTTTACCGGCCTGCCCAACCGCAGCCGCCTGCTGATGCAACTGGACGAGTTGATCCAGCAGAAAGAAAGCCAGAGCCCGCAAAACAGCGAGCCGCTAGGCTGCCTGATGCTGGCCGTAGAAGGCCTGACCAATATCAACGAGCTGTACGGCCGCGATAACGGCGACCAGGTCATACGCGAGCTGGGCAAGCGGCTGGAAAGCATCATCGGCCATGGCGAAATGGTGGCGCGCAACGCCGATAACCGTTTTGCCCTGCTCATCCTCAGCCGTGACGAAGAAAGCCTGTGCCAGCGGGTAGACCACCTCAGCACCCTGCTGGCACGGCCGCTGGATATCCAGGGGCAGCAGCTGTACATCCGCCTGAGCATTGGCCTGGCGCTCTACCCGCACGACACCAACGACGCCGAATCACTGCTGGAGCACGCCGAAATGGCACTGCAGATGTCGCGCGAAGGCCCGGGTGACTGGGTACGTTTCCACCCCGACATCAACAGCAACTGGCGGCGGCGTAACCGCCTGCAAACCGAGCTGCGCCAGGCTATTGCCAGAGATGAGCTGGTACTGAACTACCAACCGTACATCTCGCTGAAAAGCGGCAAAGTCGCCGGTGCCGAAGCGCTGGTACGCTGGCAGCACAGCGAAATGGGGCTGGTATCCCCTGCCGACTTTATCCCCATGGCCGAAGAAACCGGTGTCATCCACGCCATTGGCGCCTGGGTGCTGGAAGAAGGCATCCGCCATGCGGCCAGCTGGCGCCTGCGCTTTCTGGAAAACTTCACCATCTCCATCAACGTGTCGCTACTACAGCTGGAAGACCCGCACTTTGCCGAAAGCGTGGCCGCCTTGCTGGCGACCCACCACCTGCCTGGCGAAGCGCTGGAATTAGAGGTAACCGAAGGCCTGGCGCTGCGCAACACGCCGGAAATCGACAGCAATCTGCACAAGCTGCGCGCACAGGGCATTGCCATTGCCATTGATGACTTTGGTACCGGTTACGCCTCGTTCAGCTACTTGCGGCGCTTCCCGGTAGAGAAACTGAAAATCGACAAGCTATTCCTGGACCGCGTGCCCGATAGCGAGGCCGGTAGCAACCTGGTGCGCATGATCGTGTCCATGGGCCACACCCTGGGCGCATCCGTCACCGGTGAAGGCATCGAAAATATCGAACAAGCCCGTTTTCTGGCACACCATGGCTGCGACTACGCCCAGGGCTACCTGATCAGCAAACCGCTACCCGCCGTGGCACTGGAACGTTTCCTGGCCGATGCCCAGCCGCTGCCATTACGGTAA